Genomic DNA from Candidatus Gastranaerophilales bacterium:
CACAATCGTTTGGGATTTATCAGGAAGAACCTATTGATATTGTTCTAGAATTCAATAAAATAATTGCTGAGGATGTATTGAATTATCACTTTCATCCGACTCAAAAAGTCAAAGTGCTTGATAACGGTAATATTGAGGTAAAATTCAAAGCCGGCGGAACTTATGCCA
This window encodes:
- a CDS encoding WYL domain-containing protein; this encodes QSFGIYQEEPIDIVLEFNKIIAEDVLNYHFHPTQKVKVLDNGNIEVKFKAGGTYAICQELFKWGCDVKIKKPASLKTYYKTYLQDILNSL